In the Anaerolineae bacterium genome, GGCGCTATATCGGGCGGTACATGATGCAGGAGAAGAGGGGATATCTCATGAGCGGCTAACCCAAAAAGTTTTCACTGCGCTCAATCTGCCCTTCACGACTTATGCCAGCGACCCAGAAGTCCGCTATGCTCAAAAAGCAGAAACCGACCGAGCTTTGCGCGAGGTATTGGGGTATCGGATTTACCGTGACCTGAAGCGGGGCTGGCGCATCACCTCACCGAATCTAGAACAGTGCGGACTGCTGAAGATCGAATATTGGTCATTGGAAGAGCTCTGTAGTGATGAAGATGTTTGGGCGGGAAAACATCCTGCGCTGGTCTCGGCATCCCCCGATACGCGCAAATATATTTCTCGGGTGTTGCTGGATTTCATGCGCCGCGAACTGGCTATCAAAGTCAGCTATCTGGATCCAACCGAACAAGAAAGCTTGCGTCAAATAAGCAGTCAGAGATTGATTGCCCCCTGGGCAATAGACGAAAACGAAATCCTTGAACATGCTTCGATTATATTCCCGCGCAGTAAGCAGGGCGATCAGGATGAATACGGTGGGAATGTTTTCCTGTCACCGCGCGGTGGCTATGGACAATTTCTCAGGCGAGCGACGACCTTCCGCGAATACCCTGCCCAAATCTCGTTGAATGAGACAGAAGAGATCATCGCTCAAATTCTGCATAGCTTACGACTTGCTGGTCTGGTTGAGATCGTGGTCAGTGAAAATGACGATATTGGGCATAAGCCTGGCTATCAACTGCTTGCCTCAGGGATGATCTGGAAAGAAGGAGATGGACGACAAGCCTTCCACGACCCAATCCGAGTACCCCGTTTGCCCGAGGGCGGTGGTAAAACCAATCCGTTCTTTGTGAAGTTCTACCGCGAGGTAACCAACGATCTGCTGGGGATTGAAGCAAGAGAACACACTGCTCAAGTACCCTCCAAAGAACGAGAAGGGCGCGAAGCAAAGTTCCGCAACGGTGACCTTCCCATTTTGTTTTGCTCACCGACGATGGAGTTGGGAGTGGACATTGCAGAGCTGAATGCGGTCAACCTGCGCAACGTGCCTCCAACACCGGCAAATTATGCTCAACGCAGCGGGCGTGCCGGACGCAGTGGTCAGCCAGCGCTTGTCTTTACGTATTGCACCATTGGCAGTCCACATGACCAATATTACTTCAAACGCCCGGAGTCGATGGTCGGTGGAGCAGTTAGCCCGCCGCGCATCGATCTAGCCAACGAAGATCTGGTGCGCAGCCATGTTCAAGCGATTTGGCTGGCGGAATCGGGTTTGGATTTGGGAACCTCGCTCAAGGATTTACTCGATTTATCTGGCGATCCGCCTGGATTGACAGTATGGGATTTCGTTCGAGATGCTCTTCGCTCAACCGCTGCACGGTCGAAGGCAAAATTCAAAGCTCAGGCTGCTTTAAGGGATGTCGAAAATGATCTCAAGCAAACCGACTGGTGGAACGAAAATTGGTTGGATTCGGTTTTAGAAAAGATCGAATTGGAATTCGAACAAGCCTGTGAACGCTGGCGCAGCCTCTATCGGGCAGCAAAGCATCAGCAAAAAGTTCAACATGCGATCATCAGCGATCCAAGCCGCTCTTCCCAAGATAAACAACAAGCAAAAAGACTGCGCCAAGAAGCGGAAAGCCAATTGGAATTGCTAACCGAAGCAGAGAATATTGTTCAATCCGATTTTTACTCCTATCGCTATTTTGCCAGTGAAGGGTTTCTACCAGGTTACAGTTTTCCACGGCTTCCGCTCTCAGCCTATATCCCAGCGCGGCGGATCAAGAGTCAAGATGATGAATTCCTATCCAGACCGCGCTTTTTAGCAATATCCGAATTCGGCCCGCGGGCAATTATCTACCATGAAGGCTCCCGCTATATCATCCATAAAGTCAACTTACCTGTCTCCGAAACCGGTGAAGGATTTTCTACCTTGCGGGCAAAGCAATGTCAGGGATGTGGTTATTTCCATCCGGTGACCGGCGGTGATGGGGTCGATCGTTGTGAATGGTGTGGAGCTTTATTAGAACCTCCCCTCAACAACCTATTCCGCTTACAAAATGTATCCACCAAACGCCGCGATCGCATTTTGTCCGATGAAGAGGAACGCTTGCGCCAAGGGTATAAACTGCGCACGGCAATCCGCTTCAACGAACGCAGCGGGCAGCTCTCTGCACAAAAAGCGGATGTCTACTTAGAAAATCAACCTGTTGCCAGCCTGACGTATGGCCATGCCGCCAAGCTTTGGCGCATCAATTTAGGCTGGCGTCGGAGGACCAATCCACAACAACTCGGTTTTGTGCTGGATATCGAACGCGGCTATTGGGCACGGAAACAAGATGATGAGCAGGATAGTGAAGTCGAGGATCCTATGTCAGCCCAAACCCTGCGCGTCATCCCCTATGTCGAAGATCACAAGAATTGCCTCATCTTCGAACCAGCCGAGAGGTTGTCTCCTGAACAAATGGCATCCCTTCAAGCAGCCTTGAAGCACGCCATTCAGGTGGAGTATCAACTAGAAGATAACGAACTGGCAGCCGAACCTTTACCGGACAGCGATGAACGGCGCTTGATCCTATTTTATGAAGCCGCCGAAGGTGGCGCCGGTGTGTTGCGCCATCTGGTGAGCGACCCAAATGCTTTTGCTAGGGTTGCGTTTCAAGCCTTGCAGCTATGTCATTTCGACCCACGCAGTGGAGCTGATGTGCGTCGTGCTCCGAATGCGAAAGAGGATTGTGAAGCGGCTTGCTACGACTGCCTGATGAGTTACTATAACCAGATGGATCATCGCCTGCTCGACCGCCACAGCATTAAGGAATTTTTACAGCGCTGCAGCCGAGCCACGATCCATGTTTCGCCTAAATCCATTTCACGAGCGGAGCATTACCAACGCCTTTACAACCTGTGTCAGTCGGATCTAGAGCGCCAATGGTTGGCTTTCATCGAAAAGGGAAATTACCGATTGCCCAGCCATGCTCAGTGGCTCATCGAGTGCTGTCACACCCGTCCCGATTTCTTCTATGAGCAGGAACATACCGCAATTTATGTGGATGGACCGCATCACGATTATCCCCAACGGCAGCAACGCGATCGGGAGCAACAGGAATGTATGGAGGATAGTGGGTATACGGTCATTCGTTTTTCCGATCGAGAGGAATGGGAGCGGGTTGTAAGGCGATATCCTTCTATTTTTGGGGCAGGAAAACTGGGATGACATATACGGTTGGTTCGCTCGTCAAGGCACGCGGGCGGGAATGGGTCGTCCTTCCCGATTCCACCGATGATCTATTGGTATTGCGGCCCTTAGGGGGGGCAGAGGATGAAATTTGCGGAATTTACCTACCCCTCGAACCGGTTGCCCCGGCTACCTTCGAACTACCCGATCCAAATCAGGTAGGTGATTATCGTTCGGCCCGGCTATTGCGGGATGCTGTTCGATTGGGATTTCGTTCCTCAGCCGGACCCTTTCGATCCTTTGCCCGATTGGGATTCGAGCCGCGCCCCTATCAACTTGTTCCGTTGTTGATGGCGTTAAAACTTGACCCCGTGCGATTGTTGATTGCTGACGATGTAGGGATCGGAAAAACCATCGAAGCAGGGCTGATTGCCCGTGAACTCTTGGATCGCGGCGAGATCAACCGTTTGGCGGTACTTTGCCCGCCCCCGCTGGCAGAACAATGGCAGGCAGAACTGAACGAAAAATTCCATATCGAGGCCGAGTTAGTGCTGCCATCCACTGCACCTCGTCTTGAACGCCCTTTGAGCCGTTACGAATCCTTGTTTGAACGTTATCCATTTGTGATCGTTTCACTGGACTACATCAAATCCGACCGCCGTCGCGATGAGTTCAAGCGCACCTGTCCGGAATTCGTCATCGTGGATGAAGCCCACACCTGCGCTTATGGAGCGGAACGCGGTGGGCGGCACCAGCGCTTTGAGCTGGTCAATGGATTGGCACAAAACCCCGAACGCCATATCTTGCTGGTGACCGCTACCCCTCATTCTGGGAAAGAAGAAGCTTTCCGCTCGTTGCTCTCCTTTCTAAACAGAGATTTTATCGATTTACCCGAAGATTTGGGCGGCGAGGAAAACGTTCACCACCGCAAACGTCTGGCGCAGCATTTCATCCAACGGCGGCGAGGGGATATTCAACACTACCTTGACTCCGAAACACCTTTCCCCCATCGAGAAGACCGTGAAGAGTCTTATCGACTCAGCCCGGACTATAAACGTCTGTTTGAGCGAGTGCTAGAGTATGCCCGAGAGTCGGTGCAAGACACCAGCGGTGGCCAATTCCATCGACGTGTGCGCTGGTGGTCGGCATTGGCACTGTTGCGTTCGCTGGCTTCTAGCCCGGCGGCCGCAGCAGAAACCCTGCGCAACCGTGCTGCCCAGGCAGAAGCGGAAAGCATCGACGAGGCAGATGAAATCGGCAGGCGAATCATCCTAGACCTGATGTTGGACGAAGCTTCAGAAGGAGTGGATGTCGTTCCAGGCGCTGATGTGGAAGACGAAGCCCGCCAAGATAGCTCTAACCGCAGACGGCTATTGGAAATGGCGCGCTGCGCCGATGAATTATTGGGCGATCAAGACGCCAAGCTGCTAAAGGCGGTTGAGTTGGTCAGGGGGTCATTGTCCGATGGATTTCATCCGATTGTCTTTTGTCGCTTTATTCCTACTGCGGAGTATGTGGCGGCTGAATTTCGCAAACGCCTACCTGGAGACGTGGAAGTGATCTCGGTCACCGGCTCGCTTCCCCCAACGGAGCGGATCGAGCGCGTGCAGCAGCTCGCAGCCGCATCCAAACGAGTTCTGGTCGCCACCGACTGCCTCTCCGAAGGCATCAACCTGCAAGAATATTTCGATGCTGTTTTCCATTACGATCTCTCGTGGAATCCTACTCGCCATGAACAGCGTGAGGGGCGCGTCGATCGCTACGGTCAGCCCAGACCCACCGTGCGCGTGCTCACCTATTATGGACTGGATAACCAAATCGATGGAGTGGTACTGGATGTGCTGCTCCGCAAGCACCGCACCATTCGCAACTCACTGGGTATCTCGGTGCCGGTGCCGCTGAATACCGAAGAGGTGATCGAAGCCATCTTCGAGGGTTTGTTGCTGAGAGCCAAGCCGAGCGCTTTACAGGGCTATCTGCCAGGTTTCGATGAGATCGTCAACCCGCAAAAAGAAGAACTTTATGGAAAATGGGAAGCTGCCACCGAACGAGAGAAGCGCTCGCGCACCCTTTTTTCTCAGGAAACGATCAAAGTGGATGAAGTTGCCAGGGAATTGAATGCCATGCGGGCTGTAATTGGGTCTGGCGTGGATGTGGCTGATTTCACCCGCCGCTCGATTGCAGCTTTTGGGGCACAGGTAGACGGCGAAGATCCTTTGGATGTCGATTTGAATGAAGCATCGGCTGCCTTGAAAGAGAAACTCGGTCTATTTTCGGGATTCAAGATGACGAATACCCGCCTGCGTCTGCGCTTTAGCCAGCCAGTTCAGGAAGGCGAACGCTATCTTCAGCGCACTCACCCCTTCGTAGAAACGCTTGCCAACCATGTTCTGGAAACCGCTCTCGATCCTCTTTCGGGGGATGCGTCTCGTTATCCTGCTGCGCGGCGCTGTGGTGCGATGCGCACCGCAAGCGTGGATAAACGAACCACCTTGCTGCTGGTGCGTTTTCGTTACCATATCATTCGGATTAGAAACGATGAGGAAAAACCTTTACTGGCTGAAGACTGCCGTTTGCTGGCTTTCAGCGGTAGTCCGCAAAACGCGGTTTGGCTGGATGATGCCGCCGCTGAAGCCTTGCTCTTTGCCCAACCTACCTCCAACATCATGCCAGAACAGGCAGCCGATTTCGTGCAGCGGGTAATCGATGGCTTTGACTTGCTCCAACCGCATCTCCAACAGGTGGCAGTAGAGCGTGGAGAAGAACTTCTCGACGCGCATCAGCGGGTGCGGCGGGCTTCGAAAATCCGCAACCTTCGTCATCGAGTGGAACCCCAGCTTCCCCCAGATGTGTTGGGCATTTTCGTTTACTTGCCAAGTTGATGAGGGGAAGGGCATATAGAGGTCGAGGTTTATGCAAGTCCGTAGTCGCAACACCTTCTTGACGATCCGCTCCGAGGGCGCTTTGCTGCCCATCGATTTGTTGCAGCGCATCCTCGAAAATGATAGCAGCCTGGAGGGGCTGAACGCCGAGAGTTACCATCTTGCGCCAGGCGAGAAGATCAACGAAGCGATCAACCGCTCTTGGAGTCGGATGAACGGGTTGTGGGGTCCTTTTAAGGCGGCGCGACAGCGGTTGGGGGAGAAAGACCCCGCGACAACGCTGACCCGCGAGCGCTGGCTGATGCCTTTGTTCCAGGAACTCGGCTTTGGGCAATTGAGCCCAGCAAAGGCAGTGCAAATCGAAGGTAAGTCCTATCCTATCTCGCATCGCTGGCGTAATGTTCCCATCCATCTGGTCGGTTGCAGGCTTGATTTGGATCAACGCGCCCGTGGGGTTGCAGGAGCAGCGCGCATCAGCCCACACAGTTTATTACAGGAATACCTCAACCGCAGTGATGAGTCGCAATGGGGCATTCTCTCCAATGGCTTGCAGTTGCGCCTGCTGCGCGATAACGCTTCCCTCACCCGCCAGTCGTATCTCGAATTCGATCTCGAGTCGATGTTCGACGGCGAGATATACTCCGATTTTGTATTGTTATGGCTGCTGGCGCATCAATCTCGTTTCGAGAGCGGTGATCAAGGGACAACATGCCTGTTAGAGCGCTGGTCGCAAAGTGCTCAGGAGCGTGGCACCCGCGCCCTCGAAGAACTGCGCCGCGGAGTCGAAGAGGCAATTGTCCTCTTGGGACAGGGATTCTTGCAGCATCCGCTCAATGGACGCTTGCGCGAGCGGCTGAAAGGTGGCGACCTCGCCGCACAAGATTATTATCGCCAGCTCCTGCGGCTGGTGTATCGTCTGATTTTTTTGTTTACCGCCGAAGACCGTGACTTGCTCCTGCTGCCAGATGCGCCAACTGAAGCTAAAGAACGCTACCTGCGCTATTACTCCACCGCCAACCTGCGTGCCTTAGCCCAGCGTCAGCGCGGCAGCCGCCATCACGACCGCTATGAAGCGCTCAAAGTGGTGATGAAGCTCCTCGGCGGTGAACAGCCACTGATGAGAGAGGACAGACAGCAGGTCCCCGGCGGCTACTTGCCACTCGCCTTACCGGTTCTGGGAGGCTTCCTGTTCGATCCGGACTCTATCCCCGACCTCAATGACGCCCATTTGGATAATCACTCCCTGCTCTCTGCTGTGCGATCTTTGGCGTTTATCACCGAGAAGAACACCCGCCGCGCGGTTGATTTCCGCAACCTTGGTACGGAAGAGTTGGGTAGCGTTTACGAATCGTTGCTAGAGTTGCATCCCTCCTTCAACATCGAGGCGGGTGCTTTTCAATTGGCTAGCGCAGCAGGCAACGAACGCCGCTCGACCGGAAGTTACTACACACCTTCCAGCTTGATTCAAGTGCTGCTGGACTCGGCTTTGGAGCCGATCATCGAAGACCGTTTGAAAGGCAAGCCGGGTGTCGAGCAGGAACAAGCCCTGCTCGACCTGAGAGTTTGCGATCCAGCCTGCGGCAGTGGGCATTTCCTGATAGCTGCGGCGCACCGCATTGCCTGGCGGCTGGCGCAGATCCGCTGCGGTGGCGATGAGCCGCCGCCCACTGAAACGCGGCGCGCCCTGCGCGATGTCATTCGCCATTGCGTCTACGGCGTGGATATCAACCCGATGGCTGTAGAGTTGTGCAAGGTCAATCTGTGGCTGGAATCGCTGGAGCAAGGCAAGCCGCTTTCTTTTTTGGATGCGCATATCAAATGCGGCAATAGCTTGGTGGGAGTTGGACCAGGCAGGTTGCTGGAAGAACTGGAGATTCCCGATGAGGCTTTCAACGCGGTGAGCGGCGATGACCAAACAACTGCCAAACGGCTAATGCGGCGCAACCGCGATGAGCGGCGTGGACAAGAGGAATTTTTTACAGTAACTTTGATCACAAGTAAGGAAGAGTTGGCGCAATACTTTGCCAAGCAAATCCGCATCGTTGAAGCCATGCCAGAAGATGATGCCACGCAGGTGCAGGCAAAAGCCGAATCGTACCGCCAGTTGAGCGAATCGGCCGCCTACCAACGTCAGCGTCAAATTGCCGATCTGTGGACGGCGGCTTTTTTCTGGAAGATCGATCCCCCCCAAGGTGGTTCGGTTGAGATCATCGCTCCCACGTACGGGCAGTTGCGCCGTCTACGTGAAGGACGGGAGGTACAAAAAGGTCTATTGGAGCAGGTGGAAAGGCTGCGCTCAGCGGAGCGATTCTTCCATTGGCAGTTGGAGTTCCCGGAGGTATTTCACCCCTCGCCCTCTGGGAGAGGGGCCGGGGGTGAGGGCGGCTTCGACGTGGTGCTGGGCAACCCGCCCTGGGAGCGCATCAAACTGCAGGAGCAGGAGTTCTTCGCCAGCCGCGATGATCGCATTGCCACTGCCCCCAATGCCGCCGCCCGCAAGCGGCTGATTGCCGGACTGCCAGAGGAAAACCCCACCCTATGGGAAGAATACCGCCGCGCCTTGCACACCGCAGAGAGCATCAGCCGCTTCCTGCGCGCTGCGGGTAATTATCCCCTCACCGGACGGGGCGACATCAACACCTACTCGGTCTTTGCCGAGCGCATGCGCGCCCTGCTTGCCCCAGAGGGACGCGCTGGGGTCATCCTGCCCACTGGCATTGCCACCGATGACACCAATAAGTTCTTCTTCGCCGACGTAGTGGAGCGTGGGCAGCTCGCCAGTCTGTTCGACTTCGAGAACCGCGAAAAACTCTTCCCCGCTGTGGACAGCCGCATGAAATTCTGCCTGCTCACCCTCTCCGGCTCTCCCGCCTCTCGTCTCCCTTCTCCTGTTTCCCTCTCCTTCTTCGCCACCCGCGCCGAGCACCTGCGCGACCCGCGCCGCGTCTTCACCCTCACCCGTGAGGACATCGTCCGCATCAACCCCAACACGCACACCCTGCCCGTCTTCCGCACGCGGCAGGACGCCGACCTGAGCCGCGCCATCTATCAGCGCGTGCCGGTGCTAGACCCTCACCCCCCTGCCCCCTCTCCCGATGCTTCGGGAGAGGGGGAGCAACAGCGTAAGGGATGGGGGGTACGCTTCCTGGCGATGTTCCACATGTCCAACGACTCGCACCTCTTCCGCACCCGCACCGAATTGGAGGGCGAGGGCTGGCGCTTGGAGGGGAATGTGTTTGTTCCCTCACCCCCGGCCCCTCTCCCACGCGGTGGGAGAGGGGAGACGCCCTCATCCCCCAACCCCTTCTCCCATGCTGCGGGAGAAGGGGAGATGCCCCCATCGGCCGGTGCCTACTCCCATGCTGCGGGAGAAGGGGAGATGCCCTCATCGCCCGGTGCCTACTCCCATGCTGCGGGAGAAGGGGAGATGCCCTCATCGGCCGGCGCAACCTCCCACGCTGCGGGAGAAGGGGAGCGATTGCCCGCGCCAAGTCGGGAGTTGATCGAACGCGCCCGCGAATTCCGCCGTCAGAATACACCCGCTGAAGCCCTGCTGTGGGAATTGCTGCGCAATAGGCAACTGCTGGGGCGCAAATTCCGTCGCCAGCATCCTATTGGACAGTTTATTGCTGACTTTTTCTGCGATGACGCCCGATTGGTGATCGAAATCGATGGAGCGGTTCACCGCGAGCCTTCACAACAAGAGCGTGATCGCCTGCGGGAAGAAATCCTACGCAGTCATCATCTGCACGTCTTGCGCTTCACCAATCAAGAAGTGCTACAGAACACCGAACAGGTTCTCCATCAGATTGCCGAATTCGTTGTTACCCATTCTTACGAAAACCCAGCTTCACCCCTCATCCCAAGCGAGGACTTGAGAGCATCCCTACCCCTCTCCACCAGCGATAAAGAGGGGAAGCGAACGGGTGAGGTCTACTCCCGCGTATCCAGCAGCGATAAAGTAGGTTGGGAAAGGGATGAGACCTACTCCCCCCTCGCCCGCAGCGATGAAGAGGATGGGAAAGCGGTTGGATTTTACTCCCCCCTCTCCAACAGCGTTGGAGAGGGGGGCTGGGGGGGTGAGGCTTACCTCCCCCTCTACGAAGCCAAGATGATCTGGCACTAC is a window encoding:
- a CDS encoding Helicase, C-terminal:Type III restriction enzyme, res subunit:DEAD/DEAH box helicase, N-terminal, with the translated sequence MNVFDLRNSLIDDYASYVSSFIQIRDPKIKQYVDESIAQGLLWPDPLIQLNPSFEPGKWIDELCDEGVLHKDCARIFRRNKTQDNFGEPLRLHKHQEDAIRVAKEGFNYVLTTGTGSGKSLAYIIPIVDYVLRHCSGKGIRAIIVYPMNALANSQLGELEKFLRFGFPDGKSPVTFERYTGQENDQEKNRIMSNPPDILLTNYVMLELILTRPQERKTLVNAAQGLSFLVLDELHTYRGRQGADVSMLVRRVREALQAHSLQCIGTSATLAGSGSFEDQQTEVAGVASIIFGDTVHPQHVIGETLRRTTQDLPEDAPQFIEELRRCIQNHTLPENYETFKTHPLARWVESQLGLSKDPLSGRFVRARPRSLTGEEGIAKELSRQSGLSEEVCVKALQEILLCGFNLKNPQTNFPLFAFRLHQFISRGDTVYASLEEEQERHVTVYAQKYAPGLRGTVLLPLAFCRECGQEYYVVRRTKDRESQSEIFLPRQLNQIRETDDGEAGFLYLSSDFPWPDEISEGIDRLPDDWLEERNGELVVKRSQKKNLPETLCIDQEGKVASRGQRVAFTKAPFRFCLRCGVSYSARQSSDFAKLTELSSGGRSTDTTILSLSLIRRLRQDDDLPKKARKLLSFTDNRQDASLQAGHFNDFVEIILLRSALYRAVHDAGEEGISHERLTQKVFTALNLPFTTYASDPEVRYAQKAETDRALREVLGYRIYRDLKRGWRITSPNLEQCGLLKIEYWSLEELCSDEDVWAGKHPALVSASPDTRKYISRVLLDFMRRELAIKVSYLDPTEQESLRQISSQRLIAPWAIDENEILEHASIIFPRSKQGDQDEYGGNVFLSPRGGYGQFLRRATTFREYPAQISLNETEEIIAQILHSLRLAGLVEIVVSENDDIGHKPGYQLLASGMIWKEGDGRQAFHDPIRVPRLPEGGGKTNPFFVKFYREVTNDLLGIEAREHTAQVPSKEREGREAKFRNGDLPILFCSPTMELGVDIAELNAVNLRNVPPTPANYAQRSGRAGRSGQPALVFTYCTIGSPHDQYYFKRPESMVGGAVSPPRIDLANEDLVRSHVQAIWLAESGLDLGTSLKDLLDLSGDPPGLTVWDFVRDALRSTAARSKAKFKAQAALRDVENDLKQTDWWNENWLDSVLEKIELEFEQACERWRSLYRAAKHQQKVQHAIISDPSRSSQDKQQAKRLRQEAESQLELLTEAENIVQSDFYSYRYFASEGFLPGYSFPRLPLSAYIPARRIKSQDDEFLSRPRFLAISEFGPRAIIYHEGSRYIIHKVNLPVSETGEGFSTLRAKQCQGCGYFHPVTGGDGVDRCEWCGALLEPPLNNLFRLQNVSTKRRDRILSDEEERLRQGYKLRTAIRFNERSGQLSAQKADVYLENQPVASLTYGHAAKLWRINLGWRRRTNPQQLGFVLDIERGYWARKQDDEQDSEVEDPMSAQTLRVIPYVEDHKNCLIFEPAERLSPEQMASLQAALKHAIQVEYQLEDNELAAEPLPDSDERRLILFYEAAEGGAGVLRHLVSDPNAFARVAFQALQLCHFDPRSGADVRRAPNAKEDCEAACYDCLMSYYNQMDHRLLDRHSIKEFLQRCSRATIHVSPKSISRAEHYQRLYNLCQSDLERQWLAFIEKGNYRLPSHAQWLIECCHTRPDFFYEQEHTAIYVDGPHHDYPQRQQRDREQQECMEDSGYTVIRFSDREEWERVVRRYPSIFGAGKLG
- a CDS encoding Superfamily II DNA/RNA helicase — encoded protein: MTYTVGSLVKARGREWVVLPDSTDDLLVLRPLGGAEDEICGIYLPLEPVAPATFELPDPNQVGDYRSARLLRDAVRLGFRSSAGPFRSFARLGFEPRPYQLVPLLMALKLDPVRLLIADDVGIGKTIEAGLIARELLDRGEINRLAVLCPPPLAEQWQAELNEKFHIEAELVLPSTAPRLERPLSRYESLFERYPFVIVSLDYIKSDRRRDEFKRTCPEFVIVDEAHTCAYGAERGGRHQRFELVNGLAQNPERHILLVTATPHSGKEEAFRSLLSFLNRDFIDLPEDLGGEENVHHRKRLAQHFIQRRRGDIQHYLDSETPFPHREDREESYRLSPDYKRLFERVLEYARESVQDTSGGQFHRRVRWWSALALLRSLASSPAAAAETLRNRAAQAEAESIDEADEIGRRIILDLMLDEASEGVDVVPGADVEDEARQDSSNRRRLLEMARCADELLGDQDAKLLKAVELVRGSLSDGFHPIVFCRFIPTAEYVAAEFRKRLPGDVEVISVTGSLPPTERIERVQQLAAASKRVLVATDCLSEGINLQEYFDAVFHYDLSWNPTRHEQREGRVDRYGQPRPTVRVLTYYGLDNQIDGVVLDVLLRKHRTIRNSLGISVPVPLNTEEVIEAIFEGLLLRAKPSALQGYLPGFDEIVNPQKEELYGKWEAATEREKRSRTLFSQETIKVDEVARELNAMRAVIGSGVDVADFTRRSIAAFGAQVDGEDPLDVDLNEASAALKEKLGLFSGFKMTNTRLRLRFSQPVQEGERYLQRTHPFVETLANHVLETALDPLSGDASRYPAARRCGAMRTASVDKRTTLLLVRFRYHIIRIRNDEEKPLLAEDCRLLAFSGSPQNAVWLDDAAAEALLFAQPTSNIMPEQAADFVQRVIDGFDLLQPHLQQVAVERGEELLDAHQRVRRASKIRNLRHRVEPQLPPDVLGIFVYLPS
- a CDS encoding putative restriction /modification enzyme, translating into MQVRSRNTFLTIRSEGALLPIDLLQRILENDSSLEGLNAESYHLAPGEKINEAINRSWSRMNGLWGPFKAARQRLGEKDPATTLTRERWLMPLFQELGFGQLSPAKAVQIEGKSYPISHRWRNVPIHLVGCRLDLDQRARGVAGAARISPHSLLQEYLNRSDESQWGILSNGLQLRLLRDNASLTRQSYLEFDLESMFDGEIYSDFVLLWLLAHQSRFESGDQGTTCLLERWSQSAQERGTRALEELRRGVEEAIVLLGQGFLQHPLNGRLRERLKGGDLAAQDYYRQLLRLVYRLIFLFTAEDRDLLLLPDAPTEAKERYLRYYSTANLRALAQRQRGSRHHDRYEALKVVMKLLGGEQPLMREDRQQVPGGYLPLALPVLGGFLFDPDSIPDLNDAHLDNHSLLSAVRSLAFITEKNTRRAVDFRNLGTEELGSVYESLLELHPSFNIEAGAFQLASAAGNERRSTGSYYTPSSLIQVLLDSALEPIIEDRLKGKPGVEQEQALLDLRVCDPACGSGHFLIAAAHRIAWRLAQIRCGGDEPPPTETRRALRDVIRHCVYGVDINPMAVELCKVNLWLESLEQGKPLSFLDAHIKCGNSLVGVGPGRLLEELEIPDEAFNAVSGDDQTTAKRLMRRNRDERRGQEEFFTVTLITSKEELAQYFAKQIRIVEAMPEDDATQVQAKAESYRQLSESAAYQRQRQIADLWTAAFFWKIDPPQGGSVEIIAPTYGQLRRLREGREVQKGLLEQVERLRSAERFFHWQLEFPEVFHPSPSGRGAGGEGGFDVVLGNPPWERIKLQEQEFFASRDDRIATAPNAAARKRLIAGLPEENPTLWEEYRRALHTAESISRFLRAAGNYPLTGRGDINTYSVFAERMRALLAPEGRAGVILPTGIATDDTNKFFFADVVERGQLASLFDFENREKLFPAVDSRMKFCLLTLSGSPASRLPSPVSLSFFATRAEHLRDPRRVFTLTREDIVRINPNTHTLPVFRTRQDADLSRAIYQRVPVLDPHPPAPSPDASGEGEQQRKGWGVRFLAMFHMSNDSHLFRTRTELEGEGWRLEGNVFVPSPPAPLPRGGRGETPSSPNPFSHAAGEGEMPPSAGAYSHAAGEGEMPSSPGAYSHAAGEGEMPSSAGATSHAAGEGERLPAPSRELIERAREFRRQNTPAEALLWELLRNRQLLGRKFRRQHPIGQFIADFFCDDARLVIEIDGAVHREPSQQERDRLREEILRSHHLHVLRFTNQEVLQNTEQVLHQIAEFVVTHSYENPASPLIPSEDLRASLPLSTSDKEGKRTGEVYSRVSSSDKVGWERDETYSPLARSDEEDGKAVGFYSPLSNSVGEGGWGGEAYLPLYEAKMIWHYDHRFGTYEGVSDRNSTHLPTPDERQHADPNFVVQPWYWVSAKEVRARLGDWERRWLLGFRDVTNATNERTAIFSLLPWVGVGNKIPILLFGNVSPLLLNAFLANTSSIVFDFVSRQKLGGMTMNFFYVKQFPVLPPSTYTAADPSTGSGQVLRFIVPRVLELTYTAWDLQPFAEDVWNDADEDLREALVRQWEECPHSPALSPKALGERGLASGGEGCPFPPFTWNEARRAKIRAELDAYYARLYGLTRKQLRYILDPADLTPRELEDILDPWEEVDDPLDPQGYAERCARSDFPGETFRVLKEKELRQYGEYRTRRLVLEAWERLEKEGGVIKLLGFLTKVQVSHELIEDKLVEEQPSTQHEIQPAATYVTPANEPQTMLSDFGLYKCGTCGKMVMGFDRENHVRERHGELQVEWRKVR